Within Sinorhizobium sp. RAC02, the genomic segment ACTCGGAGATGGAGGCAACGCCGTGCTTGTCGGCGGTATCCTGCTCAACCAGAACCTCGTCTTCATCGATACGATCAACGACCTCGTCTATCGCGAGGCGAGCCTGCCGGAGGGCAGCCAGGGCACGGCGACGCTGTTCCTCGACGACGTGCGCATCAGCACCAATGTCCGCCTGTTCGAGGGGCGCCGCGCGCTCGGCACGCGCGTGTCCGCTGCCGTGCGTTCTGCCGTGCTGGGTGAGGGGCGCACCTGGCTCGACAGCGCCTTCGTCGTCAACGACTGGTACATTTCCGCCTACGAGCCGATCACCGACAGCCACGGCAAGCGTGTCGGCATGCTCTATGTCGGCTTTCTGGAGGCGCCGTTCACGGCCGCGAAGTACCAGACGGTGCTGACCATCGTCGCCGCCTTCTTCGCGATTACGGCCGCCAGCGTGCCGATCTTCCTGCGCTGGGCGCGCGGCATCTTCGAGCCGCTGGAGCGCGTCGATGCCACCATCGCGCGGGTCGAGAGCGGTGATCTCGGCGCGCGCACCGGTCCCGTCGACAGCCAGGACGAGATCGGCCGCGTCGCCGTGCATCTCGATGACCTCTTGAACCAGCTCGAACAGAACGACCAGGAACTGCGCCGCTGGAACGAGGAGTTGAACGCCCGCGTTGACGAGCGCACGCGCGAACTCCAGCTCGCCAACCGCCAGCTCGAAGCCACCACCAAGCAGCTCATTCTCTCGGAAAAGCTCGCGGCTATCGGCGAGATCACCGCCGGTGTGGCGCACGAAATCAACAACCCGATTGCCGTCATGCAGGGTAATCTGGAAGTGATCCGCTCCGTGGTGGGCGACCGTGCGGAACTGGCGAAGGTGGAGTTCCAGCTTCTCGACGAGCAGATCCAGCGCATCAGCCAGATCGTCACGAAACTCCTGCAATTCGCCAAGCCGGAGGAATTCGCCGGTTTCGTCGACCGCCACGCGCCGGGCATGGCGGTGGCGGATTGCCTGCCGCTCGTCCAGCATCTGCTGGCACGGGCGGCAATCGAGGTGCGATTGGAAAACACGACGGAACGGCTGGTGCTGATGAACCGCACCGAACTTCAGCAGGTGGTCGTCAATCTTGTCGTCAATGCCATCCACGCCATGCCGGATGGTGGCCGGCTGACCGTCGTGACCCGCGACCAGGACCGCGAAGAGCGACCGGGCATCGAACTTGTCGTCAGCGATACGGGCGTCGGCATGGATCCGGACCTAGCAGCGAAAATCTTCGATCCGTTCTTCACGACGAAGCGGCAGGAGGGCACCGGTCTTGGCCTTTCCATCAGCCAGACGCTGGTGACGCGGCAGGGCGGCGCCATCTCGGTGGCAAGCCGGCCGGGCGAAGGCGCGACGTTTACGGTCTGGTTGCCCGAGGCCGACTGACCGGACAGTTTGTCCGTCGTAGCCGGACAAACTGTCCATTTTGATTCCGGAAATTTATTCAACTCACTGATTTCGAAGGAAAACCGTTTTGGCACGGGCCTTGCAAAGGTTCGGGCGGGAGGTTCGGCGGCTGGCGTCTTGCATGGAGGATGCAGGTGTTCGGGTGCCGAAGGAGCGGTTTTCGCCGGCTCCCCATCACGAAAATCTTCGCACCGAGGGGTGCGTCGCGGAGGAGACCCAATGACTGCATCGACCGAGACCTATGCCGGGACATATTCCGGCGGCATCCTCGACCGGGAGCGCATCATCGCGAAACCCGGCTTCAACCGCTGGCTCGTCCCGCCGGCAGCACTCGCCATCCATCTCTGTATCGGCATGGCCTATGGCTTCAGCGTGTTCTGGCTGCCGCTCTCCAAGGCCATTCCGGCAGCCGACCCGGCCTGCGCCGACCTGAACCTTCTGTCCGCGCTGTTCACGACGAGCTGCAACTGGCGCGTCGCCGATCTCGGCTGGATCTACACGCTGTTCTTCGTTTTGCTCGGCTGCTCCGCCGCCATCTGGGGCGGCTGGCTGGAACGCGTCGGCCCGCGCAAGGCGGGCTTCGTCTCGGCCTGTTGCTGGTGCGGCGGCATCGTCGTCGCAGCGCTCGGCGTCATGAGCCATCAATTGTGGTTGATGTGGCTCGGTGCCGGCGTCATCGGCGGCGTCGGCCTCGGCCTCGGCTACATTTCCCCGGTCTCCACGCTGATCAAATGGTTCCCGGACCGGCGCGGTATGGCGACCGGCATGGCGATCATGGGGTTTGGCGGCGGTGCGATGATCGGTGCGCCTCTTGCGAACCTGCTGATGAACGCCTTCAAGACCGACATCAGCCCCGGCGTGTGGCAGACCTTCCTCGTCATGGCGGCGATCTATTTCTGCTTCATGATGGGCGGTGCTTTCGGCTACCGCATTCCGCCGGCCGGCTGGCGTCCGGAAGGCTGGACGCCGCCAGCGTCCAAGTCGACCATGATCACCACCAAGCACGTTCACCTGCGCGACGCACACAAGACGCAGCAGTTCTGGCTGATCTGGCTGGTTCTGTGCCTGAACGTTTCGGCCGGTATCGGCGTGATCGGCATGGCCTCGCCGATGCTGCAGGAAATTTTTGGCGGCCGCCTCATCGGCCAGCCGGACCTGACCTTCAGCCAGCTCGGTACGGACCAGAAAGCGGCCATCGCCGCGATCGCGGCCGGCTTTACCGGCCTCCTGTCGCTGTTCAACATCGGTGGTCGGTTCTTCTGGGCCTCGCTCTCCGACAAGATCGGCCGCAAGAACACCTATTACACGTTCTTCGTGCTCGGCATCGCGCTCTATGCGCTTGCCCCGACGCTGGCGGACATGGGCAACAAGGCGCTCTTCGTGCTCGCCTTCGGCATCATCCTGTCGATGTATGGCGGGGGTTTTGCCACCATCCCGGCCTATCTTGCCGACATTTTCGGCACGCAGTTCGTCGGCGCCATCCATGGTCGCCTGCTGACGGCCTGGGCGACGGCCGGCATCGTCGGTCCCGTCGTGGTGAACTACATTCGCGAAGCACAGATCGCTGCCGGCGTCGAGCCGGGGCCATCGCTCTATACCGGCACGATGTACATCCTCGCCGGCATGCTGGCGCTGGGTCTCGTCGCCAATGCGCTGGTGCGGCCGCTTGCCGACAAATGGTTCATGTCGGACGCGGAAGTCGCCTCGTTGCAGGCCAAGACCGCGGCCGCGAATGCCGGCCCGACGGGGTCTTTCGGCATCGGCACCGGCGGGCTGGATGCCAAGGCGGCGATGGCCTGGACCGTCGTCGGCATTCCGCTCCTGTGGGGTATCTGGGTGACGCTGAAGAACACGGCCGCCCTGTTCTAGGCCTCCGCGGGATGCGTAGGGTGAAGCCCTGCGCGATCCTCCCAAGCGCGTCCATGCCGGCTTTCGTCGGCATGGACGTTTCTTTTTGCGCATGCGAACGGCGTCCGGCTTTTTGGTGGCACCGCAGCGCAAGAACGGCTAACGTCCGGCACCGGAAGGGCGCGCGCCTGACGCGTCGCCCCAGAAGGCGACGGAGCATCGGATGACGCCAAACGACGACCACCACCATATCGTTATCGTCGGGGCGGGTTTCGGAGGGCTTGAGGCAGCGCGCCATCTGGCCAAGGGCTCAGTTCGCATCACGGTCATCGACCGGCGCAACCACCATCTGTTCCAGCCCCTGCTTTACCAGGTCGCGACGGCCTCGCTCGCCACCTCCGAAATCGCCTGGCCGATCCGCTCGCTGCTGAGCCGCTTCCAGAATGTCACCACGCTGCTTGGCACGGTGACCGGCGTGAACACGCTGGCAAAAACCGTGTCGCTGGATGACGAGCGTGCAATTGCCTACGACACGCTGATCATCGCCACCGGCGCGCGCCACGCCTATTTCGGCAATGACGCCTGGGAACCCTACGCGCCGGGTCTGAAGACGCTGGAGGATGCGACGACGATCCGCCGGCGCATCCTCGCCGCCTTCGAGCAGGCCGAATGGGAACCGGACGCGGCCGAGCGCCGCCGCCTGCTGACCTTTGCCATCATCGGCGCCGGTCCGACCGGCGTCGAACTTGCCGGCACGATCGCGGAGCTCGCCCACGAGACATTGCGCCGCGACTTCCGCAACATCGATACGCGGGAGGCGCGTGTGGTGCTGGTCGAGGCCGGCCCACGCATCCTGGCGGGTTTCACTGAGGACCTGTCGGCCTATGCGGAAGGGGCGTTGAAGCGGCTCGGCGTCGAGGTTCGCACCGGCAAGGCTGTCTCGCAATGCAGCGAGCAAGGCATCGAACTCGGTGACGAGCTGCTGCCGGCCGCGACGATCCTCTGGGCGGCCGGCGTTGCTGCATCGCCCGCGGCCGAGTGGCTGGGCGCGCCGGCAGACAGGGCAGGGCGCGTGCTGGTCGCGCCGGATCTTACGGCACCGGGCCATCCGGATATCTTCGTGGTCGGCGACACCGCCCATGTGCCGACGAGCGACGGCAAGATCGTGCCGGGTGTCGCGCCTGCGGCCAAGCAGGAGGGGCGCTATGTGGCCGATACGATCGCGGCCCGTCTTGCCGGGAAACCAGCGCCGAAACCGTTCGCCTACCGCAGCGACGGCAATCTCGCGACCATCGGCAAGCGTGCTGCCATCGTCGATCTCGGCTGGATCAAGCTGAAGGGGCGACTTGCCTGGTGGACCTGGGGCATCGCCCATGTCTACTTCCTGATCGGCCTTCGCAATCGCCTCGCCGTCGCCATGAGCTGGCTCTGGATCTACCTGACCGGGCAGCGCAGCGCCCGGCTGATCACCCAGGCCGATGTGGCGAAACGCCGGGCCGAGGGCTGAGAGCCGCTTGCCTCCCGACGGATTTTCGTCGAAACCATCTGGCATCGGAAACAGGAGGATGATCCGGAATGACCGAATGGGGCAGGACCGGCAAGGACAGGATTGCGCTTGTGACGGGCGGCGGCACGGGCATTGGCCTGGCCATCGCGCGGGGTTTGAGTGCTGAGGGTTATGCGGTCGTCATCACCGGCCGGCGGGCCGTGGTGCTGGAAAAAGCGGCGGCAGATATTTCCGGCGAGACCGGCAATCCGGTCAAGGCGATCGCCTGTGATGTCGGTGACCCGGCCCAGGTGGCGGCGGCCTTCGAGCAGGTGAAGCACGATTTCAGCCGGCTTGACGTGCTGGTCAACAATGCCGGCTCCAATGTTTCGCCGGCGCTCCTGGAAGACATTCCCTTCGAGGAGTGGACAAGCATTCTCGGCGCGAACCTGACCGGCACCTTCCTCTGCACCCAGCAGGCCTTCAAGATCATGAAGGAGCAAAACCCGCGCGGCGGTCGCATCATCAACAACGGCTCGATTTCCGCCAGCGCGCCGCGGCCGAACTCCGCGCCTTATACGGCGACGAAACACGCCATCACCGGTCTCACCAAGTCCACGGCGCTCGACGGGCGCAAATATGACATCGCCTGCGGCCAGATCGATATCGGCAATGCGGCGACGGACATGACGGCGCGGATGAGCGGCGGGGTGCTTCAGGCGAACGGCGAAATCGCCAGCGAGCCGACCATGTCGGTCAAGCACGTGGCCGATGCGGTGATCTACATGGCAAGCCTGCCGCTCGATGCCAATGTGCTGACCATGACGGTGATGGCGACGACGATGCCGTTTGTCGGGCGGGGGTAACTAACGGCGCGGCTCGCCGCCTTCGGCATAGACCGTCTTCTGCTGGAATTTGAAGACATGGCCGCACCGACAGCGGATCATGTGTTTTTCGGGATATTTCGACGGCCGCTCGGTGAGGAAGCCGCGCGGTAGCGCATCGACCATGAAATCCGGGTTCTTCCGGGTCGGCATGTCGTCCTCGGAGACTTCGGCATAGCCGGAGTTGCCGCACATGGCGCATTCGAGTTTGCGCGAGTAGCGGTCGCGGGCGGCCATGGGTGATTCCTTCATGAGATTCGGGTCCGCCGTTAATAGGCATGGCGTCGGGTGGTTTCAATGGCTCGGGCTGCCGAGCAGCGCCTGAAGGATCGCGATGATGCGCCGGTGCTGGTGTGCGTGGCGGGTGCGCACGTTGACGGCGGCGTAGACGGCCTGCGCAATCGGCTCGGCGCCGGCGACCTGGCTCGCCGCGCCGGTGCGTATCAGACGCTGCGCATCCGCGGCCATGACGAAGGCCGAGCCGCCGAGTTCCTGCATCAGGGCGAGGACGGCCGTCGTCTCGCCGCTGGCGATCGGTGCGGTGGAAAGGCCCGGATAGGCCTGCCGGTGCAGTCGGTCGAAGGCAGGAGAATAGACCGCCTGAATATAGTCCTCCGGCCTCACGTCCTCGATTCGCGTCGCCCTATTGCTGACCATCTCGTAATGCACGTCGCCGATGCGCTCATAGTGCAGGTCCGGCAGGTAATGCGGCGTGAACAGGATGGCGAGGTCGAGGTCGCCGGCGCCGAGGTCGCGGTTCATCTGGTTGGAATAGTCGACCTCCAGATAGATCGAGGTGCCCGGCAGTTCCTTGCGCACCGCCGACAGCCAGTCGCCGGCAAAATGGGCAGCGAGATCGTGTTGCAGGCCGATGCGCATGGAGCGCTCGTAGGCGCCTGCCGTCTCCACTGCGCGCGTCGCCTCATGCCATTGATGTTGCAGGGCTTTGGCATGGTCGAGGAACCGCAGGCCGGCGGCCGTCGGTTGCGTGCCGCCCTTGTTGCGGGCGAAGAGTTTTCGCGCGAACTGTGCCTCCAGTGCGTTGATGCGGTGGGTGACCGTTGATTGCGTGATGTTCAGCCGCTCTGCCGTGCGGTTGAAGTTCTTCGTTTCCATCAGGTCGAGGAATGTCTCAATCAGGATGATTTGCATGGAGGCGCCGTATTTCGTGAATGTTTGGCGCCAGTGTAATCGGCATCGTCGATTAATAAAGCGATTTCCGCGGCTTGCTGCGCGGCGTTTTGGTTGCCACAAATCCCTTCCAAAGAAGAGGAACGAGAATGTCCGGACTGCCATCCCACGCGCGCGTCGTCATCATCGGCGGAGGTGCCGTTGGCGCATCCGCGCTCTATCATCTGGCCAAGGCCGGCTGGACCGACAGCGTGCTCTTGGAAAAGAACGAGTTGACGGCCGGTTCCACCTGGCATGCCGCCGGCAACGTGCCGACCTTTTCCTCCTCCTGGTCGCTGATGAACATGCAGCGCTATTCGGCCTCGCTCTATCGCGAACTCGGCGATCTGGTCGACTATCCCATGAACTACCATGTCACCGGCTCCATCCGCCTCGGCCACTCGAAGGAGCGCCTGCAGGAGTTCAAGCGCGTCGTCGGCATGGGCCGCTACCAGGGCATGGATCTCGATATTCTCTCACCCGACGAGATACGCGGAAAGTATCCCTTCCTCGAAACGCACGACCTGACCGGCGCACTCTACGACCCCAATGACGGCGATATTGACCCGGCGCAGCTGACGCAGGCCCTGGCCAAGGGCGCGCGAGACATGGGCGCGAAAATCTTCCGCTTCTGTCCCGCCACCGGCGTGCGCCGAGAGGGCGACGAATGGGTGATTTCCACGCCGCAGGGCGAGATCCGCTGCGAGAAGGTCGTCAATGCGGCCGGATACTATGCCCGCGAAGTGGGAAAATGGTTCGGTCGCGACGTGCCGATGATGGTGATGAGCCATCAGTACATGCTGTTCGAGGAAATCCCGGAACTCGCCGCCTGGTCGCGCGAAGCCGGCCACAAACTGCCGCTGCTGCGCGACGTCGATAGCTCGTACTATCTGCGCCAGGAAAAGACCGGCATGAACCTCGGCCCCTATGAGCGCAACTGCAAGGCGCACTGGGTGACGCCGGATGATCCGATGCCGGACGACTTTTCCTTCCAGCTTTTCCCGGACGATCTCGACCGCCTTGAATGGTATCTGAACGACGCCGTCGAGCGCGTGCCGATCCTCGGCACCGCCG encodes:
- a CDS encoding cache domain-containing protein; this translates as MPDSKPSGTIRPARSVRYRLLAIALLPMLVILPLLLGVTVYRWNEKFDATLISKVNGDLTIAHQYLAHILDNTGEHITALGASARFRDVATDGVALKTLLEESRARLELDFLYVMAPDGRLVASVTEETAGALRTDWPVIRDALAGKPATGIDIFDNADLETLSPDLAARAKLPLVQTPNAVPTERTEEGRGMVVQSASPVILGDGGNAVLVGGILLNQNLVFIDTINDLVYREASLPEGSQGTATLFLDDVRISTNVRLFEGRRALGTRVSAAVRSAVLGEGRTWLDSAFVVNDWYISAYEPITDSHGKRVGMLYVGFLEAPFTAAKYQTVLTIVAAFFAITAASVPIFLRWARGIFEPLERVDATIARVESGDLGARTGPVDSQDEIGRVAVHLDDLLNQLEQNDQELRRWNEELNARVDERTRELQLANRQLEATTKQLILSEKLAAIGEITAGVAHEINNPIAVMQGNLEVIRSVVGDRAELAKVEFQLLDEQIQRISQIVTKLLQFAKPEEFAGFVDRHAPGMAVADCLPLVQHLLARAAIEVRLENTTERLVLMNRTELQQVVVNLVVNAIHAMPDGGRLTVVTRDQDREERPGIELVVSDTGVGMDPDLAAKIFDPFFTTKRQEGTGLGLSISQTLVTRQGGAISVASRPGEGATFTVWLPEAD
- a CDS encoding LysR family transcriptional regulator gives rise to the protein MQIILIETFLDLMETKNFNRTAERLNITQSTVTHRINALEAQFARKLFARNKGGTQPTAAGLRFLDHAKALQHQWHEATRAVETAGAYERSMRIGLQHDLAAHFAGDWLSAVRKELPGTSIYLEVDYSNQMNRDLGAGDLDLAILFTPHYLPDLHYERIGDVHYEMVSNRATRIEDVRPEDYIQAVYSPAFDRLHRQAYPGLSTAPIASGETTAVLALMQELGGSAFVMAADAQRLIRTGAASQVAGAEPIAQAVYAAVNVRTRHAHQHRRIIAILQALLGSPSH
- a CDS encoding OFA family MFS transporter, giving the protein MTASTETYAGTYSGGILDRERIIAKPGFNRWLVPPAALAIHLCIGMAYGFSVFWLPLSKAIPAADPACADLNLLSALFTTSCNWRVADLGWIYTLFFVLLGCSAAIWGGWLERVGPRKAGFVSACCWCGGIVVAALGVMSHQLWLMWLGAGVIGGVGLGLGYISPVSTLIKWFPDRRGMATGMAIMGFGGGAMIGAPLANLLMNAFKTDISPGVWQTFLVMAAIYFCFMMGGAFGYRIPPAGWRPEGWTPPASKSTMITTKHVHLRDAHKTQQFWLIWLVLCLNVSAGIGVIGMASPMLQEIFGGRLIGQPDLTFSQLGTDQKAAIAAIAAGFTGLLSLFNIGGRFFWASLSDKIGRKNTYYTFFVLGIALYALAPTLADMGNKALFVLAFGIILSMYGGGFATIPAYLADIFGTQFVGAIHGRLLTAWATAGIVGPVVVNYIREAQIAAGVEPGPSLYTGTMYILAGMLALGLVANALVRPLADKWFMSDAEVASLQAKTAAANAGPTGSFGIGTGGLDAKAAMAWTVVGIPLLWGIWVTLKNTAALF
- a CDS encoding NAD(P)/FAD-dependent oxidoreductase, which encodes MTPNDDHHHIVIVGAGFGGLEAARHLAKGSVRITVIDRRNHHLFQPLLYQVATASLATSEIAWPIRSLLSRFQNVTTLLGTVTGVNTLAKTVSLDDERAIAYDTLIIATGARHAYFGNDAWEPYAPGLKTLEDATTIRRRILAAFEQAEWEPDAAERRRLLTFAIIGAGPTGVELAGTIAELAHETLRRDFRNIDTREARVVLVEAGPRILAGFTEDLSAYAEGALKRLGVEVRTGKAVSQCSEQGIELGDELLPAATILWAAGVAASPAAEWLGAPADRAGRVLVAPDLTAPGHPDIFVVGDTAHVPTSDGKIVPGVAPAAKQEGRYVADTIAARLAGKPAPKPFAYRSDGNLATIGKRAAIVDLGWIKLKGRLAWWTWGIAHVYFLIGLRNRLAVAMSWLWIYLTGQRSARLITQADVAKRRAEG
- a CDS encoding SDR family oxidoreductase, which encodes MTEWGRTGKDRIALVTGGGTGIGLAIARGLSAEGYAVVITGRRAVVLEKAAADISGETGNPVKAIACDVGDPAQVAAAFEQVKHDFSRLDVLVNNAGSNVSPALLEDIPFEEWTSILGANLTGTFLCTQQAFKIMKEQNPRGGRIINNGSISASAPRPNSAPYTATKHAITGLTKSTALDGRKYDIACGQIDIGNAATDMTARMSGGVLQANGEIASEPTMSVKHVADAVIYMASLPLDANVLTMTVMATTMPFVGRG